In the genome of Oncorhynchus gorbuscha isolate QuinsamMale2020 ecotype Even-year linkage group LG05, OgorEven_v1.0, whole genome shotgun sequence, the window ttagctgaaaagcacaaagTCTTGAATATTGcattgttttatatatcaactcataccaTGGAATCAGTACGTCAAAAAtatcttcccaactattttgcaatctgtttggcacagttgtcaacatcctggtcctcaaatgaaactggtatactttcctatttattcTATTTTTAATCCTTctagttttgatcctttatattagGCAGACAGACAAGTTCCCTACCTGCtcctgctgccacctgcctcctccatttttggggcaatgctgtaatcaattggttgtactcttggattgagcatACCTTTccgtacaattctgataactccatgaaggacataactctaccattccaatttacaatataatttaagaacaaaatacccttttcaaacatctttcgcataaatacaggtattttatcaaccagcacattagAGTTCatccataatatttgttgtaatatttgtcaTGTCTTTTCAGGGGGATTAAATTaaaattgtagccagctctgcaatgcttgattgaaaaagagagatactttgaaaaaagtatAATTTCAATTAATCGAAAATGAAACATGACAATCAGCTCAAAGGCAAAAAGGCaatttttaaacaatggatgagcttttcttagtaatctacttgagaaccatttagggttcaaataaaacttttgaattagtgaagcttttagagagaggtttagtatttttatatttaataatctcaacccacccaattcatattcattatatagatcggcacgttttattttgtctggtttagcgtcccagataaagcaaaatatttttggctcatatgatttgaaaaactaATCATCAGGAGTAGAAAGCgccataagtaagtgagtaaactgagatatgactaaggagttaatcaaggcattttttccataaatagacaggtatttacctctccatggttgcaggatcttgtctatttttacaagttttctattgaaattcattgtggagagcttatttatAGCTGTTGTGATATGAATACTGAGTATGgctacttcaccatcagcccattttataggtaaactgcagggtaatgtaaaagtgttattttttaaagatccaatacgtaatattgtacactaatcataattaggttttagtccagagagtacacaaaagttatctagatcttcaatgagacattgcagggatctagcttgcgGACTTAATATAAAACTTGGATCATCGGCACACACGGAcgcctttgtttttaagccttggatttctaatcctctaatgttgttattggatctgattttaatagctagcattttgatggccataacgaatagatatggtgacagtggacacccttgtttaactcctcttgacaattcaaaactctctgagaagtagccgtTATTTGCTATattacacctggggttgctatacattatttttacccattttataagagaattaCCGAAATTGATTTGTATAAATAAAATCCAGTCTTACTTaatcaaatgccttttcaaaatctgctatAAATACCATTCCTGGCTTCTTATACGTTTCATGATATTCTATTACTTCTATtagttgtcgtatattatctccaatgtgtCATctatgtaaaaaacctgtctgatcaggatgaacaatacctggtaaaacccattTAATTCTGAGTGCTATGCATTTTGCTAGTATTTTTGGATCACAACATTGAGgtgtaaggggcctccagtttttttttagatagactggatctttatatttgccatctgggtcttgttttaataatagagaaatcagaccttcctgctgGGTACCTGATAGACTACCATTTCTAAaggagtagttaaaacaatctaacaatggagcttttagtatatcaaaaaatacatgatatacagtgccttgcgaaagtattcggcctccttgaactttgcgaccttttgccacatttcaggcttcaaacataaagatataaaactgtattttttttgtgaagaattaacaagtgggacacaatcatgaagtggaacgacatttattggatatttcaaacttttttaacaaatcaaaaactgaaaaattgggcgtgcaaaattattcagcccctttactttcagcgcagaaaactctctccagaagttcagtgaggatctctgaatgatccaatgttgacctaaatgactaatgatgataaatacaatccacctgtgtgtaatcaagtctccgtataaatgcacctgcactgtaatagtctcagaggtccgttaaaagcgcagagagcatcatgaagaacaagaaacacaccaggcaggtccgagatactgttgtgaagaagtttaaagccgcattttgatacaaaaagatttcccaagctttaaacatcccagggagcactgtgcaagcgataatattgaaatggaaggagtatcagaccactgaaaaTCTTCCAAGACctgccgtccctctaaactttcagctcatataaggagaagactgatcagaaatgcagccaagaggcccatgatcattctggatgaactgcagagatctacagctgagttgggagactctgtccataggacaacaatcagtcgtatattgcacaaatctggcctttatggaagagtggcaagaagaaagccatttcttaaagatatccataaaaagtgtcgtttaaagtttgccacaagccacctgggagacacaccaaacatgtggaagaaggtgctctggtcagatgaaaccaaaatggaactttttggcaacaatgcaaaacgttatgtttggtgtaaaagcaacacagctcatcaccctgaacacaccatccccactgtcaaacatggtggtggcagcattttgggcctgcttttcttcagcagggacagggaagatggttaaaattgatgggaagatggatggagccaaatacaggaccattctggaagaaaacctgatggagtctgcaaaagacctgagactgggacggagatttgtcttccaacaagacaatgatcgaaaacataaagcaaaatctacaatggaatggttaaaaaataaacatatccaggtgttagaatggccaagtcaaagtccagacctgaatccaatcgagaatctgtggaaagaactgaaaactgctgttcacaaatgctctccatccaacctcactgagctcgagctgttttgcaaggaggaatggggaaaaaattcagtctctcgatgtgcaaaactgatagagacataccccaagcgacttacagctgtaatcgcagcaaaaggtggcgctacaaagtattaacttaagggggctgaatcattttgcacgcccaatttttctgtttttgatttgttaaaaaagtttgaaatatccaataaatgtcgttccacttcatgattgtgtcccacttgttgttgattcttcacaaagaaatacagttttatatctttatgtttgaagcctgaaatgtgtcaaaaggtcgcaaagttcaagggggccgaatactttcgcaaggcactgtacgtctaccggtatgccatcaagccctggggtttttccagactgaaaggatttaatagcctcaaaaagttattcctctgtaatttggccttcgcactgatctttctgtacatttgttaattttCCATGTTTTATATTATTTGgaaggcacagccagaagaggactggccacccctcatagcctggttcctctctaggtttcttcttatgttccggcctttctagggagtttttcctagccaccgtgcttctacacctgcgttgcttgctgtttggggttttaggctgggtttctgtacagcactttgtgacatcagctgatgtaagaagggatttataaatacatttgattgattataaatacattttattataGCTGTCTATTTGTACCGTATGTTGTCCAGCTGCTAGTAGTGAATAGTAGAGGTGGTATCTCAGTTATGGAGTTCTGACAATAGGCCCAGGTGTATTAAGTCCCCCAAATGCCTCTTATAATACTGTTGTTAttggacagagaccagagagaaaggcAAGAGACGTTGAGATTGAAACAACTTTTGTTATGACTGCTGACAAATACAACAGAGTGAGGTAATGTTCCATTCCAACTGAGGCTTCCCAGTGGTGTTCTCTTTGATTCACAGTTCCACCATGGCTCCAATGAAAAGCATTCTCTCTGTCTCAAGTCCACTTTTAACACAAGTCAGCACATGGCTAAACTCATCTCAGCCCTGGCTGGGACTGGGACATCATCCTCTGCAAAGCTAAAAAACCCAGAGGGTCCACTCCACACTGGCTGTATCTTTCACTGAACAGTAATTTTACATCTCTCGTCAGGGCAGATTAGATCATCTCATCTGAAAATATTTAACTGGGTTGTGTTACAGATAACTGTAGAACTGCTTTCTGTTGGGGTGGATCACACATCCAAAATATGTTACAGTGGTTCCACGCTCATTTCAAAGAGGAGGAACATGAGAGGTCAGGGCACTGTTGAAGTCTTAATGTCCTATAGGGACATTTGCTCTGCAGGCAGGGACACATCTGTCCTTTATATGTCTTAAAATAAAAATGGCAAAGTGCATTGTAAGTTTCAAATAGTTTCATAATGAAGTTAAATATTGTCTGTTTGATTAATGATTTTGAATTTCTAATGTAATTCATTGTAGACATCATATACTGGTACTACTTGCATTCCTGATACAATAAATGTAGTGCGATTCAAAAACTCTCAAGGGATTAAAAATGTTGTAGCCTTGTCCTCATTGAATAGCAGCCGTTATCGCTAGTGTCAACTAGATACAGAGGATCATATTGTGAGCACAATCCATCACTCAACCAATGGAAGGACAGATTATTTAACAATACGATGTCATCCTCTCACTCCAGGACCTGGTCAATGGGCTTGAATGTCCTTCCTTCCCAAAGAGGATATTCCTCTTGAACATTTCCAACAAACTGGAAATACGACAACTTCCTATCCCCAGAGCACATCTCCCTTCTGGGTAAAATGAGAGGCCAGGCAGGGGTAATTTGAAATAAGGGCAGAAATGGTCCCTTACTTGTGGTCATACATAGGTGACTTAAACACTGCTGTGCTTTGGGAAGTACAAATGTGGTAAGGGAAAGAGGAAGACACGGTATGTTTCGTAGTCAGAAGTCACTGGAAAACAACGGCTGCTGGGTAGATTAACAGAAACCAATGTTTAATTGGGAATGAGAGGATGAGACACATGAAAAAGAGCAGccggagtcagagagaggagtcTCACAGGGACTCTGGATTGACTTTCACTGGAGCAATGTGGGCGATATACTGGCAGCACCTTTCAAACAACCAGCACTGCGGACAGATTACTTTTCAATCCTATCCTCTTTTTACAGGTGCTGGCAAAATCCTGATTTGACACCAGCATTACTGTGATCCCCTCTCTTCACAGGCTTTTAATACGTTGTGACAGCAGCCAGATCATACTGTAGGCCGATCTAAGGAGAAAAGCTCATCAAATCGGCCTTCACTCAACTTACCATTCATGAGTTGCAGAACAGCTTTATCAAGTTTTCCTTCATTGTAAAAGGAACAGAAATAGCCTTGCCTGTTAGAGAAATTGCAGTAATTGAAGAAGAACTGTAAGGTAACCCAGAGCAAGACTGGGATGTGTGGGAGTAAGCTCCTAAATATGTTTTAATTTGGTAAAGTACTCAAGTAACAATGGCTGAGAGAGCACTGAGTTTCAACTAAAAGTACAAATATAACTCACTGCCTTCACACGACTGAATATAGAATGTACTCAAAAGCCTCACAACAGGAACTAATGCGTTTGCTTTCCTGCAGCCAAGCCTGCTTGAGCTTAACTGTAGGGGCCCAGAGTCAGTGACGTAGTAACCAACCGGCAGTATGGGGGAGGTGGTAGTGCCTCTCTGCTCTTACTGAACCTCACAGATAGATATCACAGTCCCCCAATGGTCACAGTATTGCAAACAACATTACAGACAATAAATGCATGTGGGTGTATATTTAGAGAACAAAAAGGAATGTAAGTGAAGTTATAATTTTCTAAGGTTTGAAACATGGTACCTGATTGCCATGCAAGTCCAGAATATCTAGTTTAGTAAGGTTATCCAGACTGCATATCCTCTGGATTCTGCAAAACATTAAACAGACAATAATATTAACATCACCCTCTCTAGTATTCTATACAAGATAGCTCTCCTATAACACAATGCTACTATGACAAAGAGCTAGTATCCCATCTGCTAACTGAATGGTTACCAGGCACAGGAAATGGGATTGTCAAAGAGTGGTAGGAATTTATTTTCTACTGATGGGAAGTTGACTGTTTTCCACTGTCCTGTCGTCCAGAATTGTCTATACAGACCAAACCGTAACTTAGGGAAGTTAGGTTACAGTCCCCTGGAAATTCTATCAGAAACCTAAATCTGTGGTATGCTTTGCTTGAAAGGTACCGTGGACTGTTCTGAAAGTGGGTTCTAAAAAGACAAATGTCAGGTTTTACAGATTCTGGAACAAAACCAGACCTCAGCAATGGGATCCCAGTGGCATTTGCCATGATTTGTGGCTTTAATCTTCCTCCCTCCTGACCTTTAGTTCTAAAGTAAGGTGATATTAGATGTAAGATTCACAAAGAGAGCAGTGGCTAGGGTTTTGTACTGAAATTGGGCACCTGCAGGAAAGTACTTTTCAATGGAGGTTGATATATAGGTTAGCTGTGCTGTGGCGGTCATACAGTATCACTTAATCCAAAAAGCAGGATGTGCATATCCCTACGGTAAGGCCTTTATTAAAAAAAACAGCATAAAAAGTTTTTCATCTGAGCTggccgcgactgggagacccatggggcggagcacaattggcccagcatcgtctgggttagggagagggtttggctggcagggatgtccttgtccaacCTCGCTCTAGCgattcctgtggcgggccgggcgcatgcacactgacacggtcgccaggtgtaagGTGTTTCCTCCGCCACATtgatgtggctggcttccgggttaagcaggcattgtgtcaagaatcattgcggcttggttggggttgtgtttcggaggacgcatggctctcgaccttcgcctttcCGGAGTCCGTATGGGATTtggagcaatgggacaagactgtaaataccaattggatatcacaaatttggggagaaaaaggggtaaaagtaatTTTTCTCATCTGTCCTTCAAACTGTACTTCAAACCATGCACTGTAAAAGCACTGAAATGAGTGGGAGCTCCTATCCTATTGTTCTGTTTGTATGCTGGAGAGACGTAACACAAACCTGTTCTTACCCAGCATAAGCACTCTGAGAGATGCCAGACATCTGGGAGATGTGGTTGTCATACAGGTCTAGGAAGGCCAGGTGCCGCAGATGAGACAGATTGTGGAAGTGCGTGATGAGGTTGTTCTGAAAGTTAAGCAGCCGCAGCCTACCCATGCCCTCCAGCAGGGGACACTCCTCCAGACAACGCCTGACACTCAAAACACAAAAGCATTGTCAACAACACCACTCTGTGAGAGGATGAACCTGTATTATCTTGTTATGatgcagaggagagagggctcaCAGTAAAGAAGGTACATGCCACTTGATACCACACTGTCTGCCAACACTGGCACGCAGGGTTCAGGATATCTCATTATTCTAAGTGGATGAGGCTATGGATATGGTTTATTGTTGACTAGTCTCTGCCGAGTCCCCAACAAACGGATGATCCGGTTTTCAGGGGAATtggaaagagagcctgtgacAGGACTTGTTCAGTTGCCAAACGTTCTcgaacgttgcagatagaaatgccatGAATAGAGCTGATGTGATTCCTTATTCTACATATCAGAGATGCAAGTTTGATCTACATAGCCTATTTCTATCTGAATGTTCTAAAACATTCAATCCTGCTGAACGTGCCCAGCCACACgccatcttaactcctcctccaaATTTACTGGATTGCTTGAATAGTGCAGAAGAGAACTTCCCCCGACAGTTTTTCTTCTTCTCAtcaagaccagtatgtagaggatctagtttcaggTGTTTCTTTTATGCCTGCAATGTTGACATGCACTTATCAGAGGGCAGGATCATCTTTATGAGGGACTTTGCTGCACCCTACTGGTTAATCCAAGCAATTGCAAAAGTAGCATTCTATTGCATGACAGTGTACTGAGAAACTCAACAAAGACCACTGAACAAACAAAGCCATGAGTGTTTTAGCCTACCTGTCCAATTCTATTCCCTCAGGACTCAAAGCACAATCATCAAAGGAACAAAAGGCAATTGGAAAACCAGAGAGAGAATTCTCACTCAATGTTATGGCATCACCTGGTCCTGTTACAAAGACACATTTGTTCAGAAAAGCATTTTTCATAATAATCAGGATTTACATGTCCAGAAATGTTTAACTTGAGCACAGAGCAGAATGTTCCATTAGACTGCCTTTGATCCATGAAAAAAAGCAGGGGGGCTGGCACtgctgaagagagggggaggatccTGAGGGCGGCCACTCACCAGTTGGCAGGGTGAGGGGTGAGGTACTGTGGGAGTAGATGGCCCCTGCACTGTGGGTTGCTCTCCTAGGCTTCACTCTGTGTGGCTGTGGCCCCGGGTCCCCAGTCAGCCCACTGGGTAGAGCAGCAGCTGGGGGTAGGAGGGGACGCTCAGGGCCCGTAAACTCACTGACAAACGCTGGCACAGGGCCTGCCACGGCCACTGTGTGCATTAGGCCTGCTGTCTGGAGAGAAAAGTAAATAGTAAGACAGAGACAGGTCACAGTGTCTTGTAATTTAGTCAGGTGGTACCTTGTCTTGGTGGAATCATTTTCATGGTGTCCATGTTTATCTCTTTTGTAAAGTCTTTAGACCATCGGACGTCCAGCtgtcaaataaaacatttgatgACTTAGAAATATATAATGATGATAATTAAAGGGCACTCAAGACACGATGTCATGCTTTCCATGTTCATGCATTGTCTCATTAAAAATATCATTTGGGGAATGGGGACATGAGTATAAATACAACTCCTCACTCTGGATCTCCCTACAAACGCAAACTCACTGGTCTCTGAACATTTCTCTCTATTTGAGAGTTCACTGCTGTAAAGTGCAGTTTATAGCTGTTGACCTGTGGGGAATGACAGATAAGGATGAGGCAACTTAAGACTGGCAATTGTAACAATAGGGTGACAACAACAAAGCCAAGACCACTTGATAATATTCATTCATTTGTGGAGCAACAACATGCAACCCAGCCCCTGTAACTTTAGCTAGATAGATAGCAATCTTGATCATTTATGTGACTGTTACAGAGTTGCATTCGCTTTCTGgataagctagctagcttgctaactctTGCCttataaagacagagaggaagtaaaGATTATTTATTGTGGACACGTCGTTCTTACCGTGGGAGAAAGACACCTTCCTATAATGGCTGTATTGTTGTTGGTCTGTTGTATTTGTGGCCGCATTTTTGCTAGTGTTACCATGTTGCTAGCCAGTCAGCTTGCTATAATGTGGCTAACTAAACAGTTTTGATGGTTGTTTAACGTCAATGTTTAATcttttaaaatgtaaaaatggCTCATCATGACACTGACACAGCACTCACTTCCCTGGCAACGGCCATCGTTTCTATGGAAACGACACCACGTCTAACTCGGTTACGCCACATCCTGTCTCAATATAAGACATTCCACCAACAACCCTAGAAATTAAAGGTTCCTCTTGTAGAATAACCGGTATAATATGAAAtgaaatagaatagaatggaatagatcATTATTGTTCATTTGGTTAGTACTGAAAATCCAACTTCTGCCTAATCGACTTTTTAGATGTCTTCTACTCTGCATTCCACTATACTGTTATCCCCGGAGCTAAAGCCTAGGTCTTAGGTTAACGCTACCTGTTATCAAGTCTCAGGCAAggttttttgtatatatatatatatatttattttttaaattaacaaatcaatacataaagcacatgag includes:
- the LOC124035584 gene encoding leucine-rich repeat-containing protein 49-like; this encodes MGRLRLLNFQNNLITHFHNLSHLRHLAFLDLYDNHISQMSGISQSAYAGIQRICSLDNLTKLDILDLHGNQISQIGNLSHLSELRVLNLAGNCISRVDNLQGLDSLTEINLRHNCISTVVRG